The Pseudophaeobacter arcticus DSM 23566 genome includes a region encoding these proteins:
- a CDS encoding DoxX family membrane protein, whose amino-acid sequence MHALVTIHNAVFDLVEKAGSWVLPLAARFVFAATLLLYYWNSGLTKLGDGFFGLFSPSVGAYSQIFPKQLEAVGYDVSEFGLFQQLVVLAGTYAEFILPLLILLGLFTRLAALGMIGFIAVQSLTDVIGHGATDAKTLGALFDRFPDSVIMDQRLFWVFVLAVLVIKGAGALSLDTVLKRRLETEAM is encoded by the coding sequence ATGCACGCACTTGTCACCATTCACAACGCCGTTTTTGACCTGGTAGAAAAAGCTGGCAGCTGGGTATTGCCGCTGGCGGCACGCTTTGTCTTTGCCGCCACCCTGCTGCTCTATTATTGGAACTCTGGCCTGACCAAACTGGGCGATGGTTTCTTTGGGTTGTTCAGTCCCTCGGTCGGGGCCTATTCTCAGATCTTTCCCAAACAGCTCGAAGCTGTGGGCTATGATGTTTCCGAATTTGGACTATTCCAGCAGCTGGTTGTTCTTGCGGGCACCTATGCCGAGTTCATCCTGCCGCTGTTGATCCTGCTGGGCCTGTTCACCCGGTTGGCGGCACTGGGCATGATTGGTTTTATCGCAGTTCAGTCATTGACCGATGTCATTGGCCATGGTGCCACCGACGCCAAAACCCTGGGGGCCCTGTTCGACCGCTTCCCCGATAGTGTCATCATGGATCAACGCCTGTTCTGGGTCTTTGTTCTTGCCGTGCTGGTGATCAAAGGCGCAGGTGCTTTGTCCCTGGATACTGTATTAAAGCGCCGTCTTGAAACTGAGGCGATGTAA
- the bufB gene encoding MNIO family bufferin maturase: protein MPQPIANRSLPDAPGVGYKPQHFAEIMDQPDPVQWLEIHAENYMGAGGRPLAQLRHLAGKFAISVHGVGLSIGGEAPLDPEHLSRLKHLVSWLNPASFSEHLAWSTHEGQFYNDLLPLPYTDATLARVCTHIDQLQEVIGRPMLLENPSSYLAFAESTWSEPDFLAEISRRTGCGLLLDVNNVFVSATNLEFSPQGYIDAFALDKVGEIHLGGHDEDADDQGRPLLIDSHGRAVIDPVWALLDYTLERSGAKPVLIEWDNDVPDWPTLAAEAERAAFALANLPTRTPEAAAQQVPV from the coding sequence ATGCCTCAGCCCATCGCCAATAGATCCCTGCCGGATGCGCCCGGTGTCGGCTACAAACCGCAGCATTTTGCCGAGATCATGGACCAGCCCGATCCGGTGCAATGGCTGGAGATTCACGCCGAAAACTATATGGGCGCGGGCGGACGTCCCCTGGCCCAGCTGCGCCATCTTGCGGGAAAATTTGCCATCTCGGTACATGGGGTTGGCCTGTCGATCGGCGGTGAAGCCCCGCTGGACCCAGAGCATCTGTCCCGGTTGAAACACCTGGTGAGCTGGCTCAACCCAGCCAGCTTTTCTGAACACCTTGCCTGGTCCACCCATGAGGGGCAGTTTTACAATGACCTGCTGCCGCTGCCCTATACGGATGCCACGCTGGCCCGGGTCTGCACCCATATTGATCAGCTGCAAGAGGTGATCGGCCGCCCAATGCTGCTGGAAAATCCCTCCAGCTATCTTGCCTTTGCCGAAAGCACCTGGTCAGAACCAGATTTCCTGGCGGAGATCAGCCGTCGCACCGGCTGCGGATTGCTGCTGGATGTCAACAATGTCTTTGTCTCTGCCACCAATCTGGAGTTCTCTCCGCAGGGCTACATTGATGCCTTTGCCTTGGACAAGGTGGGGGAGATCCACCTCGGCGGCCACGACGAAGACGCCGACGATCAGGGGCGCCCGCTGTTGATCGACAGCCATGGCCGCGCGGTGATTGATCCGGTCTGGGCCCTGCTGGACTACACGCTGGAGCGTTCAGGCGCCAAACCGGTGCTGATTGAATGGGACAATGATGTCCCCGACTGGCCCACCCTGGCCGCCGAAGCGGAGCGCGCCGCTTTTGCCCTGGCAAACCTGCCCACCAGGACCCCTGAAGCCGCAGCGCAGCAAGTTCCGGTATGA
- a CDS encoding HvfC/BufC N-terminal domain-containing protein, with product MSKDTKSQLPQVPQVDQAQFITALMDAAVPVPTGLVDQDAAAAGRRFSVYRNNVAVSLTEAMHSAFPVIAKLLGRENMDGLSGLYLRAHPPSSPLMMFYGAEFPAFLEGMPQLDHLGYLGDVARLELALRHAYHAADATAIDPLQLAGLSEQRLLETRLCLAPALHLLRSPWPIHAIWRFNTEDAAPKPQAGAQVVVITRPEFDPLPQLVSAADATWIEALMRGASIGEALSQAQNIDSDFDLSSPLTLLLQGGAITGLEESKG from the coding sequence ATGAGCAAGGACACAAAATCCCAATTGCCCCAGGTTCCGCAGGTCGATCAGGCGCAGTTCATCACCGCACTGATGGATGCTGCCGTGCCGGTGCCCACCGGGCTGGTTGATCAGGACGCGGCAGCCGCCGGGCGTCGTTTCTCTGTCTATCGCAACAATGTCGCGGTCTCTCTGACCGAGGCAATGCACAGCGCCTTTCCGGTGATCGCCAAGCTTTTGGGGCGCGAAAACATGGATGGGTTATCTGGCCTCTATCTGCGCGCCCATCCCCCCAGTTCCCCCCTGATGATGTTTTACGGCGCTGAGTTCCCCGCCTTTCTGGAGGGAATGCCGCAGCTGGATCATCTTGGATATCTCGGGGATGTGGCCCGGCTGGAGCTGGCCCTGCGCCATGCCTATCACGCCGCCGATGCCACGGCCATTGACCCGTTGCAGCTGGCTGGCCTGTCGGAACAGAGGCTGTTGGAGACCAGGCTTTGCCTTGCCCCGGCGCTGCATCTGTTGCGCTCCCCCTGGCCAATACATGCGATCTGGCGCTTCAACACCGAAGACGCCGCGCCAAAACCACAGGCAGGCGCGCAGGTGGTGGTGATCACCCGCCCCGAGTTCGATCCCCTGCCCCAGCTGGTCAGCGCCGCCGACGCCACCTGGATTGAGGCTCTGATGCGGGGGGCAAGCATTGGTGAGGCCCTGAGCCAAGCCCAAAATATAGATAGCGATTTTGACCTCAGCTCCCCACTCACCCTGCTGTTGCAGGGCGGAGCCATCACTGGACTAGAAGAAAGCAAAGGGTAA
- a CDS encoding arsenate reductase family protein: MILYGLKNCDTCRKALKQLPDARLVDVRGEGVPTEVLTEALAQFGDKLVNTRSTTWRGLSEEERAGAPLNLLQQHPALMKRPLIQTVDGLFLGWDKATQAALLPV, encoded by the coding sequence ATGATCCTCTACGGGTTGAAAAACTGCGATACCTGCCGTAAGGCGTTGAAACAATTGCCTGACGCGCGCCTGGTGGATGTTCGCGGCGAAGGGGTTCCAACAGAGGTGCTGACAGAGGCGCTGGCGCAGTTCGGGGACAAGCTGGTGAATACCCGTTCAACCACCTGGCGTGGGTTGAGCGAAGAGGAGCGCGCCGGAGCACCACTTAACCTGCTGCAACAGCATCCGGCGCTGATGAAACGACCGCTGATCCAGACCGTTGATGGCCTGTTCTTGGGCTGGGACAAAGCCACACAGGCGGCCTTGCTGCCAGTGTGA
- the thrS gene encoding threonine--tRNA ligase yields the protein MAQISLTFPDGNARSYAAGITAAEVAADISTSLAKKAISATLDGQHWDLQWPIQADAAIALHTLKDEPQANELIRHDLAHVMARAVQELWPDTKVTIGPVIENGWYYDFDRAEPFTPEDLGVIEKKMKEIINKREAVRTEVWDRQRAIDFYTANDEPYKVELIDAIPGDEPLRMYWHGDWQDLCRGPHLQHTGQLPGDAFKLMSIAGAYWRGDSNRAMLQRIYGVAFTGKEKLKAHLTMLEEAAKRDHRKLGREMNLFHMQEEAPGMVFWHPNGWRVYTQLQDYMRRMQDSHGYVEVNTPQVVNRKLWEASGHWDNYQENMFIVEVDEEHAREKAVNALKPMNCPCHIQIFNQGLKSYRDLPLRMAEFGSCNRYEPSGAMHGIMRVRGFTQDDGHIFCTPDQVESETKEFVSFLAKVYKDLGFEKWRVKLSTRPEKRVGTEESWDQAEAALAAGIQAAGYDYEIQEGEGAFYGPKLEFVLTDAIGRDWQCGTLQIDPNLPERLDASYIGQDGDKHRPLMLHRATLGSFERFIGILIEEHAGKLPFWLAPRQVVVASITSDADDYVQEVVAQLQAVGVRAEADIRNEKINYKVREHSLGKVPVILAIGHREVEERTVSIRRLGEKQTRVDSLENVTKALKIEATAPDLL from the coding sequence ATGGCCCAAATCTCTCTCACATTTCCCGATGGCAACGCACGCAGCTACGCGGCAGGCATTACCGCTGCCGAAGTTGCCGCCGATATCTCCACCTCGCTTGCCAAAAAAGCCATCTCAGCCACCCTTGACGGCCAGCACTGGGATCTGCAGTGGCCAATCCAGGCCGATGCCGCAATTGCCCTGCACACCCTCAAGGATGAGCCCCAGGCAAATGAGCTGATCCGTCACGACCTTGCCCATGTCATGGCCCGTGCGGTGCAGGAGCTGTGGCCGGATACCAAGGTTACCATCGGTCCGGTCATTGAAAACGGCTGGTATTATGACTTTGACCGCGCCGAGCCTTTCACGCCGGAAGACCTGGGCGTGATCGAGAAAAAGATGAAAGAAATCATCAACAAACGCGAAGCAGTGCGGACCGAAGTTTGGGACCGTCAGCGCGCCATTGATTTCTACACCGCCAATGATGAGCCCTATAAGGTCGAACTGATCGACGCCATTCCCGGCGATGAGCCGCTGCGGATGTATTGGCATGGCGACTGGCAGGATCTCTGCCGCGGCCCCCACCTGCAGCACACCGGTCAGTTGCCCGGGGACGCCTTCAAACTGATGTCCATTGCAGGCGCCTATTGGCGCGGCGACAGCAACCGCGCCATGTTGCAGCGGATCTACGGCGTCGCCTTTACCGGCAAGGAAAAGCTCAAGGCCCATCTCACCATGCTGGAAGAGGCCGCCAAACGCGATCACCGCAAGCTGGGCCGCGAAATGAACCTCTTCCACATGCAGGAAGAGGCCCCCGGTATGGTGTTCTGGCACCCCAATGGCTGGCGCGTCTACACCCAGCTACAGGACTACATGCGCCGCATGCAGGACAGCCATGGTTACGTGGAGGTCAACACCCCGCAGGTGGTGAACCGCAAGCTCTGGGAGGCCTCGGGCCACTGGGACAACTACCAGGAAAACATGTTCATCGTTGAGGTCGACGAAGAACACGCCCGCGAAAAGGCGGTGAATGCGCTCAAACCGATGAACTGCCCCTGCCACATCCAGATCTTCAACCAGGGTCTGAAATCCTACCGCGACCTGCCGCTGCGGATGGCCGAATTTGGCTCCTGCAACCGGTATGAGCCCTCCGGCGCCATGCATGGCATCATGCGGGTGCGCGGCTTTACCCAGGATGACGGCCATATTTTCTGCACCCCCGATCAGGTCGAATCCGAGACCAAGGAATTTGTTTCCTTCCTCGCCAAGGTCTACAAGGACCTCGGGTTTGAGAAATGGCGTGTGAAACTCTCCACCCGTCCGGAAAAACGGGTCGGTACCGAGGAAAGCTGGGATCAGGCCGAGGCGGCGCTTGCCGCAGGTATTCAGGCCGCCGGATACGACTACGAGATCCAGGAGGGCGAAGGCGCCTTTTACGGGCCAAAGCTCGAATTTGTGCTCACCGACGCCATTGGCCGCGACTGGCAATGCGGCACGCTGCAGATTGACCCCAACCTGCCCGAACGTCTGGACGCCAGCTATATTGGTCAGGACGGCGACAAGCACCGCCCGCTGATGCTGCACCGTGCAACTCTGGGCTCGTTCGAGCGTTTCATCGGCATCCTGATCGAGGAACATGCCGGCAAGCTGCCCTTCTGGCTCGCGCCGCGTCAGGTGGTTGTCGCTTCCATCACCTCGGATGCGGATGACTACGTGCAAGAGGTCGTGGCCCAGCTGCAGGCCGTTGGTGTGCGCGCCGAGGCGGATATTCGCAATGAAAAGATCAACTACAAGGTCCGCGAACATTCACTGGGCAAGGTTCCGGTGATCCTGGCCATTGGTCATCGCGAAGTGGAAGAGCGCACGGTATCGATCCGCCGTCTGGGGGAAAAGCAGACCCGGGTCGACAGTCTCGAGAATGTTACAAAGGCACTCAAGATCGAAGCAACCGCGCCAGACCTTCTGTAA
- a CDS encoding BufA1 family periplasmic bufferin-type metallophore, with amino-acid sequence MSKTSKSFAVASAVAAALTAAATLPAAAGTKEKCYGVSLAGQNDCAAGPGTTCAGTSTVDYQGNAWTLVDAGTCADMEIPAAADGTQRHGALEALERDLPE; translated from the coding sequence ATGTCGAAAACCTCCAAATCTTTCGCCGTAGCCAGTGCCGTGGCAGCCGCTCTGACCGCCGCAGCCACCCTGCCGGCCGCCGCCGGCACTAAGGAAAAATGCTATGGCGTGTCCCTTGCCGGTCAGAATGACTGCGCCGCGGGCCCCGGCACCACCTGCGCTGGCACCTCCACTGTTGATTATCAGGGCAACGCCTGGACCCTGGTTGATGCTGGCACCTGTGCCGACATGGAAATCCCCGCCGCCGCCGATGGCACTCAACGCCATGGCGCGCTGGAAGCGCTGGAGCGCGATCTGCCTGAATAA